ggagttagtcagctgtcacgggctgcttcctgggggtggaggcctggtcgaggaccgggccgcggggacactaaaagccccgaaattatctcaagataacctctcaagaagccGCTCTGTACAAACGTCAGTTTTACCAGACCAGAAGCTCATgaacccacacaacccacctaTCAAAGGCTAATGTTTAGAAAACACTATTACCGACtctgcgacggtgctggaaccatgtggaaaggggagccggtcggccgagcggacagtgtgggaaccgacctgtgagatttatatttatttaatttatatgaatttatatttacgttaatttatatacttcgatagcaatttgtataatgataagtggactgtatttctgcaataatctcataatctcacaaatcgatcctctacacattaggggggtttatatttatatgtatgcagccaatcaaactacagtaactacatacattgaagaggttccttatcttatagtacagcaggttagtccaccaggtataactagggtgtagacaccaaattatcctctttgaggtagcttccatatcacccagtaactggtgcacaaatcttgcatcctcgtcttgacctgtcaaaagtgcgctagctgtgaagccagatacctatatatgacaagtatatcagagaaaacagtacatggaacatgaagacctggcttaattacctttagtatgaggcgatttcgcgttctaatcgggtcaccctatataatgacattaatggccactaatgatagataatgggtttcggaaagaacacttaacttgatttgttgacagcgtgttgacagatggtacacctttggtatccataacactacgtccaagtaaaattaacaggagccgaatttgctcccgtgtgagcctctggtctctatataaacaacaatggctgccctccttcctccactctgacgcctggcttacattgtccagatttcagaacgtgatagaagggtcacatttactctactttaatattgataattaagttaatttatataagatgtttttatgatggtaaagtccaaagacttatgtatttaagaataattcccagcagaatagctggtgaattataatagtatgtggtgatgatatcccgttttctatagacggtaattccactacaagttacgttttctatgggtaacttgttggtaatacagctattatctgtatgatatattaaatggtgtcggattttccgacagacagcacgctgtacttgtgatcctgtggtcctgggttcgatcccgggcgccggcgagaaacaatggccagagtttttttcaccctatgctcctattacctagcagtaaaataggtacctgggagttagtcagctgtcacgggctgcttcctggggatggaggcctggtcgaggactgggccgcggtgacactaaagccccgaaatcatctcaagataaccatctcaagatgtGTATTAGCGTCGCCTTTACATTGGATAATttgagcaacgtggagagggggaggggacctgctgcatgggtaacagcttctcctccattatTGACCTACCCAGGCTTTAAGCCCTGGAAACCAGAGCACaattccatagtctcccgagactgaaggatgccaacTTCTACTAATATTAAGGtactaatattttttgtttatacaaatacgtcgcatttttaaaGGATTGAGCGATTCCGTAAAAATAGCGACGTATTAGGTGAGAAGACAGGTTATGTACCACCGGGTGAGGAATACGCGGTACCGGCGTGGAGTCCTTACCTTGTGAAACACAAAACGAAGGTGGAGAAAGGTCATAGGtacgccaccagactagtcccagagctgagaggtttgAACTACAAGGGAAGACTAAAGGAGTTACACCTCTCGTAAATGGTAGGGAATAGACACAGAGGAAACATGATtgccacatacaaaatactgaggaGAAGTGAGGAGCCAGACAAAGATAGACTATAGCATGGGTAGTAAATGAACAAGGAGATGGATGGAAACTTCTCAGGTgactcacagagacgttagagagTGTTCAGTGCCAGGAAAGTGAACAAGTGGAATGATCtgagaagtgatgtgatggaggcaaaCTTTATACACAACTTTCAATAAAGATATTACAGAAGCCAGAGGTTAAGAGGCGGGGCCCAACAGCCATAActcgccgcaaatacaactaATTGAGTACAAGCCCTCTCTCTTTTCTATCCTTCTTCCCCgaatatgtctctctctctctctctctctctctctctctctctctctctctctctctctctctctctctctctctctctctctctctctctctctctctctctctctctctctctctcactcgggGTATAATAGACCCCAGTGAACACTGCGAGACTTGTGGCCGGAAATGGAAGTTATATCTGCTGGTAAAAGTCTGGCAGAAGTTAGGTTGTGgcgccacaaccacctgttgtgaaGAGGCGCCACCAACGGCCTTCAACTAAAAAAGTTGTGaactgcatttatatatatatatatactggctcGGACAGAGAGACGGACGGTCAGTCACGAGGACGGAGATGTCGGATAGACGGAAGGATAATGGGACGGAgggggatggaggtagtgggggatggagagtgaaggaggccagacgcttggagcAAGCTTCACGCACACTTTCACAGTGATTGTTGatgggtacgtgcccaacatgggtTGGTCAGGATTTGCATCcccccaaaaaataaaaaatgacacTGCCAAATTCACCCAACGGAATTTTTCACAATACTATAATCAACAGATATATATTTTAGTGATTTGTTTTGCCATTCCATGTTGATCAGGCCATTTTGTTGTCATAGTGTGTCTGTAATTAGCTGCAATAGGGGACTGCCAAGTGttggagggagtgggggaggggggggggggttggaggacgACATGGGGCTCCTCCTTgagctctctctcaccctccagtCCCACTATCAACCTCTTCGAgtctctctgagagagagagagaaagagagagggagagagggagagggagagagggagagagagagagagagagagagagagagagagagagagagagagagagagagagagagagagagggagagagggagagagggagagagagggagagagggagagagggagagagagagagatagagaaagagatagacagagagagagagagagacagacagacagacagacagacagacagacagacagacagacagacagacagagggagaagGGAAATAAGTATACAGAAGAAAATAgaaagacagacacacacacatacaaacagagagccccgggcaccgccgggtgccCTTATATATAAAAATGGGTCCCAAAATATGTTGTTATCATCAACTACAACACAACATCAGCTgatgtgagagaggagagagtagaGCAGATGCcagggagagtgagtaagaacCCTGAGCTAAGGATACATGAATGAATGAGAGCTGGagatgaatgagagagagatatgGGTGTAATTAGGAGGAGATAAGGGGTGAAAAGGGAGATATGAGAGCTCATAAGGATGCTTGGGGAGTGAGAGAGATACGGCATTAGGAGGGAGAAGGGAACATGAGTAGAAAAATATGAGAAATGAGGGTTGAGTAAGATAAGGAGAGATGGAGAGAAATAGAtttgggtgagagagggggggggaggaggggggatgagAGTAATTAAGTGAGGATTGAGATGATAAATGAAGAGTGAGAGAGGAAAAGAGATAAGATATGAAAGGCGAAATGGATTGGAAAgaaagaataatatatattccCACGGTCACCAGGTATATTCCCACGGTCACCAGACATATTCCCACGGTCACCAGACATATTCCCACGGTCACCAGACATATTCCCACGGTCACCAGGTATATTCCCACGGTCACCAGACATATTCCCACGGTCACCAGACATATTCCCACGGTCACCAGACATATTCCCACGGTCACCAGGTATATTCCCACGGCCACCAGGTATATTCCCACGGTCACCAGACATATTCCCACGGTCACCAGACATATTCCCACGGCCACCAGACATATTCCCACGGTCACCAGGTATATTCCCACGGTCACCAGGTATATTCCCACGGTCACCAGGTATATTCCCACGGCCACCAGACATATTCCCACGGCCACCAGACATATTCCCACGGCCACCAGGTATATTCCCATGGTCACCAGGTATATTCCCACGGTCACCAGACATATTCCCACGGTCACCAGACATATTCCCACGGCCACCAGGTATATTCCCACGGTCACCAGACATATTCCCACGGCCACCAGGTATATTCCCACGGCCACCAGACATATTCCCACGGCCACCAGACATATTCCCACGGCCACCAGACATATTCCCACGGTCACCAGACATATTCCCACGGCTATCACTCTCGTTCGACACTTGCTATCATCGTGAGGAGAGACAACATCTCTAATTAAAAAAAGCAATATGCACCCTGCAGTGCAAGTTATATACAGAGAACAGTTTGAGAGAGTGTGAGCGAGTATCCTAGTATCCTGGCTTTTAATAGCTTATAACACCCTCGAGGTTGGTCTCACGGCAAGATGTTATTGAGACGTGTGATTGTTTTCTAGTGGCGGGATAATGACGAGGATTGTAATTATCCTCCACAGATGGTgcgagtgtgttggtgtgtgtgtggaccttaGATGATTGTTGGTCTCTCTTCTGGGAGGTCATTTTGCTGCCTGGATTAGTGTCTTTCTttcccccaggatggttgtgggcaCTGAGTGAGTTGTTAATGGGACGATTGTAGATGAATCTACATGGGTTGTTAATGGGACGATTGTAGATGAATCTACATGGGTTGTTAATGGGACGAGTGTAGATGAATCTACATGGGTTGTTAATGGGACGATTGTAGATGAATCTACATGGGTTGTTAATGGGACGAGTGTAGATGAATCTACATGGGTTGTTAATGGGACGATTGTAGATGAATCTACATGGGTTGTTAATGGGACGATTGTAGATGAATCTACATGGGTTGTTAATGGGACGAGTGTAGATGAATCTACATGGGTTGTTAATGGGACGAGTGTAGATGAATCTACATGGGTTGTTAATGGGACGAGTGTAGATGAATCTACATGAGTTGTTAATGGGACGAATGTAGATGAATCTACATGGGTTGTTAATGGGACGAGTGTAGATGAATCTACATGGGTTGTTAATGGGACGATTGTAGATGAATCTACATGGGTTGTTAATGGGACGAGTGTAGATGAATCTACATGGGTTGTTAATGGGACGAGTGTAGATGAATCTACATGGGTTGTTAATGGGACGAGTGCAGATGAATCTACATGGGTTGTTAATGGGACGAGTGTAGATGAATCTACATGGGTTGTTAATGGGACGAGTGTAGATGAATCTACATGGGTTGTTAATGGGACGATTGTAGATGAATCTACATGGGTTGTTAATGGGACGATTGTAGATGAATCTACATGGGTTGTTAATGGGACGAGTGTAGATGAATCTACNNNNNNNNNNNNNNNNNNNNNNNNNNNNNNNNNNNNNNNNNNNNNNNNNNNNNNNNNNNNNNNNNNNNNNNNNNNNNNNNNNNNNNNNNNNNNNNNNNNNNNNNNNNNNNNNNNNNNNNNNNNNNNNNNNNNNNNNNNNNNNNNNNNNNNNNNNNNNNNNNNNNNNNNNNNNNNNNNNNNNNNNNNNNNNNNNNNNNNNNNNNNNNNNNNNNNNNNNNNNNNNNNNNNNNNNNNNNNNNNNNNNNNNNNNNNNNNNNNNNNNNNNNNNNNNNNNNNNNNNNNNNNNNNNNNNNNNNNNNNNNNNNNNNNNNNNNNNNNNNNNNNNNNNNNNNNNNNNNNNNNNNNNNNNNNNNNNNNNNNNNNNNNNNNNNNNNNNNNNNNNNNNNNNNNNNNNNNNNNNNNNNNNNNNNNNNNNNNNNNNNNNNNNNNNNNNNNNNNNNNNNNNNNNNNNNNNNNNNNNNNNNNNNNNNNNNNNNNNNNNNNNNNNNNNNNNNNNNNNNACCGTAGTTGAGAGACATGACAAAGACGTATTCAACTTGAGGATTGTTAAGCCCGGCCACGGGGGGGTCTAAGTTTGTGGTGGAGTGCCGGAGCCCCGAGGCGGGAGTCGACAGCAGTCCGCCCTCAGTAAAGTCATTGAGGACGGTGTGAGAAGTCAAGTGACAATCAGTGAGAGGGAGagtaagtgagagggagagtgagggaagatTTGAGGCGGTGAGGAGACATCTTCAAACTACGCAGCCTTCTTATCATCGCTGGAAAATAACTTGACTAGCAGGGAGCAGGTTAAGGAAGaacagccgcagcagcagcagcagcagcagcaggagcagcagcagcagcagcaacagcagcaggagcagcagcagcagcagcaacagcagcagcagcagcagcagcaacagcagcagcagcagcagcaggagcagcagcagcagcagcagcagcagcagcagcagcagcagcaacagcagcagcagcagcaggagcagcagcagcagcagcaggagcagcagcagcagtagcagcagcagcaggaaggggAGACTACAGAGCTCGTCTATTCAGAGTTAAACGATCACTCTCCAGAGACAAAACCTGTCTTAAGAAACAGTAAATTGGTTGGAACACCACGTCGACGACGTCCGTGTTCATTACTCCCACCGGTGACGAATGAGGCTTTTGTGGAGTCTTTTTTTGGTCGCGTTCTTCACCGCCAGAGGGAACCACCTCCTTAACCGAGCATCAGCTACTTTGAAGGAACGAAGGAGACGCAGAAGTGGTCTTCACAAGGCGCTGGACGGTCGGGTATCGTCTTGGGCGGGAAGATGAGATCCATTTTTGGTTGTCTCGGCAACCTTTCTTGAGGATCACGTCTGAGATGGAGCAGGTAAGAGGAGCTTGTTGGTGAAGTTATGGAGCTTGagggcagcagcagtagcagcagcagcagcagcagcagtagcagcagcagcagcaacagcagtagcagtaacTGGGGGGTTCGTACTGGGGTCTGGCACGCCGGGGAAGGTGCTGGTGTTGAGGTGTGTGTCCTTGGATACAGGGACACATCAAGCGTGTCAGTTAAGAGGAAGGTCAGTTAACACAGCTGCAGCTGTTTGCTGTATTGTTACAGTGATACAGCTGTTTGCTGTATTGTTACAGTGATACAGCTGTTTGCTGTATTGTTACAGTGATACAGCTGTTTGACTACACACACATTCACGTGTTAAAGCATCAACCAGTGTAGGTAAGGCTACTCATACACGAAAACCAACCACGAACACAGGAATGTTTTGAAATAGCTTTCAATACAGACTTCATGGTTGACGTTGGATGCTTTCTAACTCCTCCAGTTGTCTGTCACTCCGAGAGTGACAATTGTCTCAGCCACTCCGAGAGTGACAATTGTCTCAGCCACTCCGAGAGTGACAATTGCCTCAGCCACTCCCAGAGTGACAAATCCTCAATGGCATCTCTTCGTAAAAGAGCGAGGAAGGCACTCGCATCATCAAAGGTGCAACCTCGTTGCGAACATCGAAGACACTAAATGGATTTTCCTTTTATGGGTTCATGTTCGAGACAAATTTAATTTTGTGATTGCCAGGAACGTAAAGGCTCCCCCAGGTCCTGGTGAGTTGCCTGGGGTGAGACTCCCAGGTCCTGGTGAGCTGCCTGGGGTGAGACTCCCAGGTCCTGGTGATATTCGTCCTCATACTCCATGGAATATTCGTGGAAATACTCTCCTTAATACTCTGGTGTCGCAGAATAAAGCATTCTTATGTAATAATATTCCTGAGAAtagttataaaaataataataattaaaataactaTTAATAATACAAATTCTATTACCTATAGAGGACAGTAAAGCCGTCGCCCAATTTCGGCCTCACGTCATAAAAAGAGGTTAATTGGTGTTTTTCAAGGATAAAATTGTCTGGGTGTTTTTGTAAGCTGAGGTCGATGGGGTCAgtgacccccccctctctcccttccccctgatGCCTTAGTCTAGGGAGGATAGCGAGGGACATCTTGCCATCCACATACACAGCATCAGACTATCCACTCTCTCCAGTTGCTCTGACTATCCACTTAGTTCATCTTCACTGTCCAGCAACTCAGTACACCCATGCAGTGTTCCCGCTCTCACAGTTTGCTCGCTCATTCCCCTCATTCATCCATTTCCTACAGCCATATTTATCAGTACAAGTTCACACAAATAACACCTCATTGTTCAGCATGCTGGGTGCTCGTTacactcacctctctctctctgtctctctctctctctctctctgtctctctctctgtctctctctctctctctctctgtctctctctgtctctctctctctctctctctgtctctctctctgtctctctctctctctctctctgtctctctctctgtctctgtctctctttctctctctgtctctgtctctctctctctctctctctgtctctctgtctctctctctctctctctctgtctctctctctgtctctctctgtctctctttctctctctgtctctgtctctctctctctctctctctctctctctctctctctctctctctctctctctctctctctctctctctctctctctctctctctctctctctagccgaaATATAGCCTCTAACCGAACCCATCATGATTTTCATGGGACTGAAATTAAATCGGGGATGTGATTTCCATAGAGTTTACCGGAAACATCATGAGGAGGGTAGCTGCTTTGCAATTActctattcactctcgtgttcttgaagatatcctcatattgcactcacaatttgccagtgcaggctactgaacatatggccctgtatgactaaccatccagcgagatggggacttttagtatcactgctatcttattcactcttgtgttgatgatatcctcataatgcacccagagtctgccagtgtagactactcatcacatgcctctgtatcactaaccatcctgtgtgatggggattttttagcatcacgtagctagttttgtgacactgtactccccttcatatagtcccgGGACAGACCCGGGCAATGCCGGGTAACCCCCAACCCCccattatatgtatatatcatttgttttgttcattttctcctttttgtttacatattaacAAACACCTCAGCCCTAAAGACCATCGTTGAGTACCTAATTTCAGAAAATCTTCAGATTTTCAAAATAAGATTTCAAAAAATCTAATTTTCTAAAAAGCCGTCAAAGAGCTGATATCGTCGAGAACGTTTCAAACGGTTAGA
This genomic stretch from Procambarus clarkii isolate CNS0578487 chromosome 22, FALCON_Pclarkii_2.0, whole genome shotgun sequence harbors:
- the LOC138367535 gene encoding TATA-binding protein-associated factor 2N-like; protein product: MSGDRGNMSGGRGNMSGGRGNMSGGRGNIPGGRGNMSGDRGNIPGGRGNMSGDRGNMSGDRGNIPGDHGNIPGGRGNMSGGRGNMSGGRGNIPGDRGNIPGDRGNIPGDRGNMSGGRGNMSGDRGNMSGDRGNIPGGRGNIPGDRGNMSGDRGNMSGDRGNMSGDRGNIPGDRGNMSGDRGNMSGDRGNMSGDRGNIPGDRRFPHCPLGRPAPLSTWFQHRRRVGNSVF
- the LOC138367536 gene encoding uncharacterized protein, whose protein sequence is MLLRHESTWVVNGTIVDESTWVVNGTSVDESTWVVNGTIVDESTWVVNGTSVDESTWVVNGTIVDESTWVVNGTIVDESTWVVNGTSVDESTWVVNGTSVDESTWVVNGTSVDEST